A window from Sulfurovum sp. TSL1 encodes these proteins:
- a CDS encoding DUF6394 family protein, whose amino-acid sequence MNWGKVFYMFFTLMSLTTSAAFLYDHSIVALFIAGSVNVISTLLKIGVRNLLSAELLAGSLVADLHLLPAFFALQFYGNDGLATGLVIGAVIANLYTIFISMIESAKEKADF is encoded by the coding sequence ATGAATTGGGGTAAAGTTTTTTATATGTTTTTTACGTTGATGTCACTGACGACATCGGCAGCATTTTTGTATGATCACTCTATTGTAGCACTGTTTATAGCAGGTTCTGTGAATGTGATCTCTACACTGTTGAAGATAGGGGTAAGAAATCTTCTTTCCGCTGAGCTTTTGGCAGGTTCATTGGTTGCAGACCTACACCTTCTACCTGCATTTTTTGCTTTACAGTTCTATGGAAATGACGGGTTGGCAACAGGATTAGTGATCGGTGCGGTGATCGCGAACCTTTATACCATTTTTATCTCTATGATCGAGAGTGCAAAAGAGAAAGCAGATTTTTAA
- the secF gene encoding protein translocase subunit SecF, with translation MEIFKYKKPLSLMDKSKRFGLLSVTLLILSLGLMIGKGFNYGIDFAGGTLIQVQYEGKAPIEKVREAIDSDASYEGATVTFFGSEDEVVIRTKTSSKALGVDVGDQIRALLQGTGDFEVRRVDMVGAKVGSELREKGLMAMVLAIIGILIYVSFRFEWRFAVASVMALMHDVTIAMGMIVLFNVEVNLDILAALLTILGYSLNDTIIVFDRIREGIRTIKDPDLGAIIDESVTRTLSRTTLTSLTTFFVVLTLYLFGGEIINGFSFTLLVGVIVGTYSSIFVASPILMWLGFSVGGFREKEAEKLKREKEKEKMRAMYENGTL, from the coding sequence ATGGAAATTTTTAAATATAAAAAACCTCTCTCCTTGATGGACAAGAGTAAACGTTTTGGATTACTTTCGGTCACACTGCTGATACTATCATTGGGACTGATGATCGGAAAAGGATTTAACTACGGTATAGACTTTGCGGGTGGTACTCTCATACAGGTACAATACGAAGGCAAAGCGCCTATAGAAAAAGTACGGGAGGCGATCGATTCCGATGCATCCTATGAAGGTGCAACAGTGACTTTCTTCGGGAGCGAAGATGAAGTGGTCATCCGTACCAAAACAAGTTCAAAAGCCCTGGGTGTCGATGTCGGTGACCAGATCAGAGCACTGCTTCAAGGGACAGGTGACTTTGAAGTGAGACGTGTGGATATGGTGGGTGCCAAAGTGGGATCTGAACTACGTGAAAAGGGACTGATGGCGATGGTGCTTGCTATTATCGGTATCCTTATTTATGTCTCCTTTAGATTTGAATGGCGTTTTGCTGTGGCTTCTGTGATGGCGCTCATGCATGATGTCACCATAGCTATGGGTATGATCGTCTTGTTCAATGTTGAGGTAAACCTTGACATTCTTGCAGCACTGTTGACCATACTCGGGTATTCTCTGAACGATACGATCATTGTCTTTGACCGTATTCGTGAGGGTATCAGAACGATCAAAGACCCGGACCTTGGGGCTATCATTGATGAGTCTGTCACACGTACACTTTCCCGTACAACGTTGACATCACTCACAACCTTCTTTGTGGTTCTGACGCTCTATCTGTTTGGCGGAGAGATCATTAACGGGTTCAGCTTTACCCTGCTTGTAGGTGTGATCGTGGGTACCTACTCATCTATCTTTGTTGCATCACCTATCTTGATGTGGCTTGGTTTCTCTGTAGGCGGTTTCAGGGAAAAGGAAGCAGAAAAACTCAAAAGAGAAAAAGAGAAAGAAAAAATGCGTGCCATGTATGAAAATGGAACGCTGTAA